From one Triticum aestivum cultivar Chinese Spring chromosome 4B, IWGSC CS RefSeq v2.1, whole genome shotgun sequence genomic stretch:
- the LOC123092658 gene encoding coronatine-insensitive protein homolog 2 (The sequence of the model RefSeq protein was modified relative to this genomic sequence to represent the inferred CDS: added 69 bases not found in genome assembly) has translation MGGDERHLGRTMSFGIPDVALGLVMGCVEDPWDRDAISLVCRHWCKVDALSRKHVTVAMAYSTTPDRLFRRFPCLESLKLKAKPRASMFNLIPEDWGGSASPWIRELSASFHFLKVLHLRRMIVSDDDVAVLVRAKAHMLVSLKLDRCSGFSTSSLALLARCCKKLETLFLEESSVAEKENDEWLRELATSNTVLETLNFFLTDLRASPAYLLLLVRNCRRLRTLKISDCFMSDLVDLFRTAETLQDFAGGSFDDQDQGGNYANYYFPPSVQRLSLLYMGTNEMQILFPYGATLKKLDLQFTFLTTEDHCQLVQRCPNLEVLEVRDVIGDRGLEVVAQTCKKLQRLRVERGDDDQGGLEDEQGRVTQVGLMAVTQGCPDLEYWAVHVSDITNAALEAIGTFSKNLNDFRLVLLDREVHITELPLDNGVRALMRGCTKLRRFAFYVRPGALSDIGLSYVGEFSKTVRYMLLGNAGGSDDGLLAFARGCPSLQKLELRSCCFSERALAVAALQLKSLRYLWVQGYKASPTGTDLMAMVRPFWNIEFIAPNQDEPCPEGQAQILAYYSLAGARTDCPQSVIPLYPSVGG, from the exons GTCATGGGGTGCGTGGAGGACCCCTGGGACCGCGACGCCATCTCGCTCGTCTGCCGCCACTGGTGCAAGGTCGACGCGCTCAGCCGCAAGCACGTCACCGTCGCCATGGCCTACTCCACCACCCCCGACCGCCTCTTCCGCCGCTTCCCCTGCCTCGAGTCGCTCAAGCTCAAGGCCAAGCCCCGCGCCTCCATGTTCAACCTCATCCCCGAGGACTGGGGCGGCTCCGCTTCGCCCTGGATCCGCGAGCTCTCTGCCTCCTTCCACTTCCTCAAGGTGCTGCACCTCCGCCGAATGATTGTCTCCGACGACGACGTCGCCGTGCTCGTGCGCGCCAAGGCCCACATGCTCGTCTCCCTCAAGCTTGACCGATGCTCCGGCTTCTCCACGTCCTCCCTCGCTCTCCTCGCCCGCTGCTGCAA GAAACTGGAAACCTTGTTTCTTGAAGAAAGTTCTGTTGctgagaaagaaaatgatgaatggCTCCGCGAGCTTGCTACCAGCAATACTGTCCTTGAGACGCTGAATTTCTTTCTGACAGATCTCAGGGCATCCCCTGCATATCTTCTCCTCCTTGTGCGAAATTGCCGAAGGCTGAGAACTCTCAAGATTAGCGACTGTTTCATGTCTGACCTGGTTGACCTGTTCCGTACAGCAGAAACGCTACAAGACTTTGCTGGTGGTTCCTTTGATGATCAAGATCAGGGTGGGAATTATGCTAACTACTATTTCCCTCCTTCAGTACAGCGCTTGAGTTTGCTCTACATGGGAACAAATGAGATGCAGATATTATTTCCATATGGCGCCACACTCAAGAAGCTGGACCTTCAGTTTACATTCCTTACCACAGAGGATCACTGTCAATTAGTCCAGCGCTGCCCAAATCTAGAAGTTTTGGAG GTAAGGGATGTGATAGGGGATCGAGGGTTGGAAGTCGTTGCACAGACCTGCAAGAAATTACAGCGACTCAGAGTCGAGAGAGGAGACGATGACCAAGGAGGTCTTGAGGACGAACAGGGTAGAGTGACACAAGTAGGACTGATGGCTGTTACTCAAGGCTGTCCTGATTTGGAGTACTGGGCAGTACATGTGTCTGACATTACAAATGCAGCTCTTGAGGCCATTGGTACGTTCAGCAAAAACCTGAATGATTTCCGACTTGTCCTGCTTGATAGAGAGGTGCATATAACCGAACTGCCCCTTGACAACGGGGTTCGGGCTTTGATGAGAGGTTGCACCAAACTCCGGAGGTTTGCATTTTATGTGAGACCTGGAGCTCTATCAGATATCGGCCTTTCCTATGTTGGTGAATTTAGCAAGACCGTCCGCTACATGTTGCTTGGGAATGCCGGGGGATCTGATGATGGACTGCTGGCATTTGCACGAGGATGCCCAAGCTTGCAGAAATTGGAGCTAAGGAGTTGCTGCTTTAGTGAACGTGCATTGGCAGTTGCAGCCTTACAGCTGAAGTCACTCAGATATCTTTGGGTGCAGGGATACAAGGCATCTCCTACTGGCACCGATCTCATGGCAATGGTACGCCCCTTCTGGAACATTGAGTTTATTGCACCAAATCAAGATGAGCCTTGCCCAGAGGGTCAGGCACAGATTCTGGCATACTACTCTCTGGCTGGGGCAAGGACAGATTGTCCTCAGTCTGTAATTCCCCTCTATCCATCAGTCGGAGGCTAA
- the LOC123090159 gene encoding serine/arginine-rich splicing factor SR45a, whose product MYHRADRFLAASAATQYFRSEAKLKTETREASGGQDRSRSGDEAKMSYSRYRSRSRSVDSSDVENPGNNLFVTGLSSRLTDRDLEKHFSTEGEVIDASIVLDPWTRESRGFWFVTMATLKEAEHCIKYLDRSVLEGRVITVEKILLTAAG is encoded by the exons ATGTACCACCGGGCGGACCGCTTCCTTGCCGCGTCGGCGGCGACGCAGTACTTCCGCTCGG AGGCGAAGCTGAAGACAGAGACTCGAGAGGCTTCGGGAGGACAGGATCGCAGTCGCAGCGGCGACGAAGCAAAG ATGTCGTATTCGAGGTACAGGAGTCGTTCAAG GAGTGTGGACTCGAGTGATGTTGAGAACCCTGGGAACAATCTCTTCGTGACTGGTTTATCATCTCGTCTAACTGATCGAGATCTGGAGAAGCATTTCTCTACAGAGGGAGAG GTGATTGATGCAAGTATAGTACTTGATCCATGGACAAGGGAATCACGGGGATTTTGGTTTGTTACCATGGCTACTCTTAAGGAGGCAGAACACTGCATCAAATATCTCGACCGTTCAGTGCTGGAAGGTCGTGTCATTACTGTTGAGAAG ATTTTGTTGACAGCAGCAGGTTGA